One part of the Sorangiineae bacterium MSr11954 genome encodes these proteins:
- a CDS encoding MFS transporter has protein sequence MDDVAALSRITSARFRVVAACGLGSFMAALSTNLVNISAPVIARDLGLGPGQISRIFTVYLIAITVLLPIFGHLGDVMGSKRVFVTGFAAFGIAALFCARAGGLTALTIARGFQGAGASMLMANGAAIVIRAFPPTHRARALGLQLSLTYVGLVLGPTLGGVLVVAVGWRAIFVVLAGVAALGTLLGFLWLENESEGAKKRASAFSAFPFELFRDTSFVMGIAGALVLYATTFMISFALPFQLQHARGISPHEAGLLMTPQPAMMAVVAPIGGWLADRFGPRSPCAMGMCAVAGGCLLLPPAANHGALAIMSALALIGLGAGIFIAPNNASIMGAAPKERQSTAAAAAAMARNIGMTCGVALAAALLQRTGEFRSVMLACATLALVGSAIASAPRI, from the coding sequence GTGGATGACGTCGCGGCGCTCTCGCGAATCACCAGCGCGCGATTTCGCGTCGTCGCCGCGTGCGGCCTGGGCTCGTTCATGGCGGCGCTCAGCACCAACCTCGTCAACATCTCCGCGCCCGTCATCGCGCGCGATCTCGGCCTGGGGCCGGGGCAAATCAGCCGTATCTTCACGGTGTACCTGATCGCCATCACGGTGCTGCTCCCCATCTTCGGGCACCTGGGCGACGTGATGGGGTCCAAGCGCGTGTTCGTCACCGGCTTCGCGGCCTTCGGCATCGCGGCGCTCTTCTGCGCGCGGGCGGGCGGGCTCACCGCGTTGACCATCGCGCGCGGCTTTCAAGGCGCGGGCGCATCGATGCTCATGGCCAACGGCGCCGCCATCGTCATCCGCGCCTTTCCGCCCACGCACCGGGCGCGGGCCCTCGGCCTTCAGCTCTCGCTCACGTATGTCGGCTTGGTGCTCGGCCCCACGTTGGGGGGCGTCTTGGTGGTGGCCGTCGGGTGGCGGGCCATTTTCGTGGTGCTGGCGGGGGTCGCCGCCCTCGGCACCTTGCTCGGCTTTCTCTGGCTCGAGAACGAGTCGGAGGGTGCCAAGAAGCGCGCGAGCGCGTTCTCGGCGTTTCCATTCGAGCTCTTTCGCGACACGTCGTTCGTGATGGGCATCGCCGGCGCGCTCGTCCTCTACGCCACGACGTTCATGATCTCGTTCGCGCTCCCGTTCCAGCTGCAGCATGCGCGCGGCATCTCCCCGCACGAGGCGGGCCTCCTCATGACCCCGCAGCCGGCGATGATGGCCGTCGTCGCCCCCATCGGCGGATGGCTGGCCGACCGCTTTGGCCCGCGCAGCCCGTGCGCCATGGGCATGTGCGCCGTCGCCGGCGGCTGCCTTCTCCTTCCGCCCGCCGCCAACCACGGCGCGCTGGCCATCATGAGCGCCCTCGCGCTCATCGGCCTTGGCGCGGGCATCTTCATCGCGCCCAACAACGCCTCCATCATGGGCGCCGCGCCCAAAGAGCGCCAGAGCACCGCCGCCGCCGCCGCCGCCATGGCCCGCAACATCGGCATGACATGCGGCGTCGCCCTCGCCGCCGCGCTCCTTCAGCGCACCGGCGAGTTCCGCTCCGTCATGCTCGCCTGCGCCACCTTGGCCCTGGTCGGCTCGGCCATCGCGTCGGCACCGCGCATTTAG
- the pqqE gene encoding pyrroloquinoline quinone biosynthesis protein PqqE encodes MSQAFEGHDGNAGTHGAPRPYTLIAELTYRCALKCPYCSNPTDLRAHRQELTTAEWLRALEDAEALGVVQVHFSGGEPLARKDLEPIVQRARELGLYSNLVTSGVPLARERLVGLKAAGIDHVQVSFQGTKAELADAIAGYEGHEQKLRVARWVKELGLPLTINVVLHRANLEEVEAIIDLAENLGADRVELANTQYHAWAMSNRDALLPSPEQLESASAVAARAKARLRGKMDVLFVKPDYFSSTPKACMDGWARRFVHMTPDGFVLPCHAAMEIKTLSFESVRQRPLGDIWTDSPALRAYRGDAWMPEPCKSCERKTIDFGGCRCQAFALTGDPDATDPVCALSPHHDLVLAARATAKPRRYLYRG; translated from the coding sequence ATGAGCCAAGCCTTCGAGGGCCACGACGGCAACGCTGGAACCCACGGCGCGCCGCGCCCGTATACGCTCATCGCCGAGCTCACGTACCGGTGCGCGCTCAAGTGCCCTTATTGCTCGAACCCCACGGATCTTCGCGCGCACCGCCAGGAGCTGACGACGGCCGAGTGGCTTCGCGCGCTGGAGGACGCGGAGGCCCTGGGCGTGGTGCAGGTCCACTTCAGCGGCGGCGAGCCGCTGGCGCGCAAGGATCTGGAGCCCATCGTGCAGCGTGCGCGCGAGCTCGGCTTGTACTCGAACCTGGTGACGAGCGGTGTCCCGCTGGCGCGCGAGCGGCTCGTGGGGCTCAAGGCTGCCGGCATCGATCATGTGCAGGTGAGCTTCCAGGGCACCAAAGCCGAGCTGGCGGACGCCATCGCCGGCTACGAGGGCCACGAACAAAAACTTCGCGTGGCGCGCTGGGTCAAAGAGCTGGGCTTGCCGCTCACCATCAATGTGGTCCTTCATCGCGCAAACCTCGAAGAGGTGGAGGCCATCATCGATCTGGCGGAAAATCTCGGTGCGGACCGGGTCGAGCTCGCCAATACGCAATACCACGCATGGGCGATGAGCAACCGTGACGCGCTCCTGCCATCCCCCGAGCAACTCGAGAGCGCCTCTGCCGTGGCTGCGCGTGCGAAAGCGAGGCTGCGCGGCAAAATGGATGTACTGTTCGTGAAACCCGATTACTTCTCCAGCACCCCCAAGGCATGCATGGATGGCTGGGCACGACGATTCGTTCACATGACGCCCGACGGCTTCGTCCTGCCGTGCCATGCGGCCATGGAGATCAAGACGCTCTCCTTCGAGAGCGTGCGCCAGCGCCCCCTCGGTGACATCTGGACCGACTCCCCCGCGCTCCGCGCCTACCGCGGCGATGCGTGGATGCCCGAGCCGTGCAAGAGCTGCGAGCGCAAGACCATCGACTTCGGCGGCTGCCGCTGCCAAGCCTTTGCGCTCACCGGCGACCCCGACGCCACCGATCCGGTGTGCGCGCTCTCCCCCCATCACGACTTGGTGCTCGCCGCCCGCGCGACCGCCAAGCCAAGGCGATACCTGTATCGTGGATGA
- the pqqD gene encoding pyrroloquinoline quinone biosynthesis peptide chaperone PqqD, with product MIAATTVPKLAKKARLRFDRHEGQHMLLYPERGLLLSQSAAAIAERCDGTRSVSEIAHQLAATTQGATEEQIERDVIAFLEDLAARGLLEST from the coding sequence ATGATCGCGGCCACCACGGTTCCCAAGCTGGCGAAGAAGGCGCGCCTTCGTTTCGACCGGCACGAGGGCCAGCACATGCTCCTTTATCCGGAGCGCGGGCTCCTCTTGAGCCAATCCGCGGCCGCCATCGCCGAACGATGCGATGGAACGCGCTCGGTCTCGGAGATCGCGCACCAACTCGCCGCCACCACCCAAGGCGCGACCGAGGAGCAGATCGAGCGCGACGTCATCGCCTTTCTCGAAGACCTGGCCGCGCGCGGCTTGTTGGAGTCGACATGA